Within the Micromonospora citrea genome, the region CGGTCACCACGGGTGCCGCACCCGTCCAGAACACCGGCACGGCGGTGCCCAGGGCCGCGATCACCAGGCCCGCCGTCGCGACGGACCGGGCCCCGAGGCGACCGACGACGTTGCCGGCGACCTGCGCTCCGACGATCGTCGCCACGGCGACCGGCAGGAACAGCAGCCCGGTGTGCAGGGCGCCGTAGCCCTTGTGGTGCTGCAGGTAGAACGACCCCAGGAAGAACACCGCGATCATCAGCGCGGTCGCCACCAGGATGAGGAACGTGCCGGCGGCCACCGGCCGGCGGGTCAGGATGCGCAGGTCCATCAGCGGCGACCGCACGGCGCGCTGCACCACGGCGAACAGCGCGTACAGGGCGGCGGCGCCGGCCAGCGTCCCGAGGGTGACGGCGCTGGCCCAGCCACGGTCCCCGGCGTTGATCAGCGCGTAGATCGCCGTGCCGGTGGCGGCCGTGACGAGGACGGCGCCGGGAACGTCCAGGCGGGCCCGGGTCCCCTGGGACAGGTGCGACGGCAGCATCCGAGCCAGTGCCACCAGCACGACCAGGCCGATGGGGACGTTGATGTAGAACACCCACTGCCAGCCGGGGCCCGCCGTCAGGACGCCGCCCAGCAGGACACCGATCGCGGACCCGCCGCCGCCGAGGGCCGACCAGACGCCGAGCGCCTTGTTGCGTTCCTCCTCGGGGAAGACCCTCATCACCGCCGACAGCGCCGCGGGCGACAGCATCGCCGCGCCGACACCCTGGGCGACCCGGCCGCCGAGCAGCGCGGCGGCGCCGCCGGCCAGGCCGGTGACCAGGGACGCCACGGTGAACACGAGCAGCCCGAGCAGCACCACCCGGCGGACGCCGAACAGGTCCGCCGCGCGCCCGCCGAGCAGCATCAGACCGCCGAACATCAGGGTGTACGCGCTGACCACCCAGGTCAGCGTGTCGCGTTGCAGGCCGAGGTCCGCGCCGATGTGCGGCAGCGCGATCGCCACGACGGTGACGTCCAGGATGAGCATGAACTGGGCGATGCCCAGCAGTGCCAGCATGCGCCAGCGGCGCGGATCGACGGCGGTGGTTTCCGGTTGGTCGACGGCCTGGGTGGACACGGCGTCGCCTCCAATTCGAACAGCGTTGTATGAGTTGTGCTGGGGTACAGTAACTCGTACAGCACTGTTCGACAAGGGAGATCGGGTGACGGTACCGACGCCGCAGAAGTCGCCGGCAAGGCGAGCGGACGCACAGCGCAGCATCTCGGCGATACTCGAGGCCGCGGTGGCCGCCCTCAGCCGCAACCCGGACGCCAGCGTCAGCGAGATCGCCAAGGCCGCCGGCGTCGGGCGGGTCACGGTCTACGGCCACTTCCCCAACCGCACCGACCTGGTGGATGCCGCGCTCGCCCGCGCCATCGCCCAGGGACACGCCGCACTCGACGCGGTCGACCTGGTCGGCGACGCCCGGCAGGCGCTCACCCGGCTGATCGAGTCCAGTTGGCAACTGGTCAGCCAGTACCAGTCCCTCCTGCTCGCGGCGCAGGGCGTCCTACCGCCGGGCCGGATCCGTGACCTGCACGCCGGCCCGGTCGCGCGGGTCGAGGGCCTGGTGAGGCGCGGCCAGGACGAGGGGGTGTTCCGCAGCGACCTTTCCACACCGTGGCTGGTCGGCGTCATGCACAGCGTGATGCACAACGCCGCCGACGAGATCAACGCCGGCCGCCTCGATCCCGACCGGGCCGCCTCCTTCATCACGGCGACCGTGCTGGCCGCCTTCACTGCGCCGGGAAGGCGCGTTCCCGGCTGAGGCACGCCACGGGCGCAGGCAGGCGTCGGCCCTCCAGGCCGGCGCGCCAGGGTGACGGGCGGTGGTCGCCCGCCACCGGGGCCCGGTGGCGGGCAGGCAGGCCAGGATGGCCGGCGTGCCAGGGTGACGGGCGGTGGCCGCCCGCCGGGCCCCGGTGGCGGGCAGGCAGGCCCGGTGGTGGGCAGGCAGGCCAGGTTGGCCGGCGGGCGGGCCGCGGTGGCCGGCCGACGGGCCGGCGGGCCGCGACGCTCAGATCACCCGCTCGTTCCCCCCGTCCACGGTGATCTGTGCCCCGGTGGTGGCCGCGAAGGTCTCCCCGCACAGCGTGGCGGCCACGTCGCCGACGCGGGCGCTGGTGATCTCCGTACGGAGGAGGTTGCGCCGCTTGTACTCCGCAACGGTCAGCCCGTAACGCCGGGCCCGGGCCTCCAGCACCTCCGCGCTCCACAGCCCGGTGTCGAAGACCGCGTCGGGATGCAGGACGTTGACCCGGACGCCGTCGGCCGCCCACTCCAGCGCCGCCACGCGGGCGACCTGCGTCACCGCCGCCTTCGACGCGGAGTAGGCGACCGCGCCGGGCCCGGGGGCCAGGGCGTTGCGGGAGGCGACCACCACCACCCGGCCGCCCCGGGGCGCGAGCGTCAGCAGCGGGTGCGTGCGGGAGAGCAGGTACGCCACCGACTCGGCGTTCACCGCCATCGTGCGCCGCCAGTCGGCCTCGTCGAGCCCGGCGATCTCCCGTGTCGCCGGGAAGACCCCGGCGGCCGCGACGACGATGTCCACCCCACCGAACCGGTCCACCGCCGTGTCGAGGGCGGCGTCGACGGCCGCGGAGTCGGTCACGTCCACGGTCAGGCCGAGCCGGGCCGGCCCGTCCGACCCGCCCACCGACGGGTCCCGGTCCAGGGCCACCACGCACGCGCCCCGGGCCAGCAGCGCCTCGGCGCAGGCCCGGCCGATGCCCGAGGCCGCCCCGGTCACCACCGCCACCTCGCCGGCGAACTCCGGCGCCGGGCCGCCGCGCCGCAGCTTCGCCTGCTCCAGCTCCCAGTACTCCAGGTCGAAGATCTCCGGTGCCGAGAGTGCCCGGTAGCCGCCGACCGCCTCGGCCGCCTCGATCACGTCGACGGTGTGCCGGTAGATGTCCCGGGCCATCATGGCCTCGGCCGCCCTGCGGCCGGCGGTGAGCATCCCCAGCTCCGCGTCGAGGATCACCCGGGGCGCGGGGTCGAGCATGGTCAGCGCCGTGCGGGCCCGGGAACGGTTCTGTTCGACGTAGTCGCGGTAGGCGTCGGCGTACCCCGCCACGTCGGTGCCGACCAGCGGGATCCGCTTGGTGCGCAGCACGTGGTCCGGGGTGACCGGGCCGCGGGTGGCGACCGCCGCCAGATCCGGCCGGTCGAGGAACGCCCGCACCGCGGGGTCCTCGTAGCGGCTGAGCAGCATCGGGGCGCCCGCCGCGGTGGAGACCTCCCGGCGCAACCGGGCCAGCCGCAACCGGTCCACCGGCCGGGGCGCGGCCGGCGCGACCCGGGGCCGCGGCATGCCCATCCGCTCCTCCGCCCGGCCGACGAGCTCGATGTGCCGGCGGTACGCCTCCTCGGCGTCCGCACCGAAGGTGAACAGCCCGTGGTTGAGCAGGACCATGCCGACCGTCCCGGCGTGGGCGCGCGCCGGATACAGCTCCGCGCAGAGCCGGGCCAGGTCGAAGCCCGGCATGACGTACGGAACCACGACGACGCTGTCGCCGTAGACCTCCTCGACCAGCCGGGCGCCCTCGGGCTGGTTGGTCAGGGCGAGCAGCGCGTCGGCGTGGCTGTGCAGCACCGCCGGGTGCGGCAGCAACGCGTGCAGCAGCGTCTCGACGCTGGGGTCCGGCGCGGTCGCGTCGAGGCGGGCGCAGCGCAGCTCGTTCATCATGTCGCTGTCGCCGAGCCGCTCCAGCCGCAACAGCGCCCGCAGCCGCTCCAGCCGCAGGGCGGTGAAGCCGGACGCGTCCATGGTGGCCAGGTCGGAGCCGCTGCCCTTGACGTGGAGCACCTCCACCGGCTCACCGGTGAGGTCGGTGACGGTCGTCTTGACCGAGGTGTTTCCGCCGCCGTGCAGCACCAGGCCGGTGTCGGCGCCGAGCAGCCGGGACGCGTACACGAGTCGCGCGATCGCGTCCGAGCTGTCCGGGGCGTCGGCGGCGGACCAGCGGTTGAGCATTCGGGGGTGGCTCCTCGGGAAGGTTCGGGCGGGTCAGGCCCGGCCGGTGGGGTCGTCGGGGCGGCCGCCGTCGGCCGGGAGGATGACGCGGCTCTCGGTGACGATGGCGGTGACCAGGTCCGCCGGGGTGACGTCGAAGGCGTAGTTCAGGGTTTCGGTGCCGGCCGGCGCCACGGCCGCCGCACCGAGGGCGGTGATCTCCTCGGGGGCGCGTACCTCGATGTGGACGTCCCGGCCGGTCGCGGTGGCGAGGTCCACGGTCGACTCGGGCGCGGCGACCACCATCGGCACACCGGCGCGGGCCGCCGCCAGCGCGAGCGGGTAGGTGCCCACCTTGTTGATCACGTCGCCGTTGGCGGTGATCCGGTCCGCGCCGACCACGACCGCGTCGACCAGGCCCGCCGCCAGCACCGACGCGGCGGCCGAGTCCACCACGAGGGTGTGCGGCGCGCCGATCTGCGCCAGCTCCCACACGGTCAGCCGCGCGCCCTGCAGCAGCGGGCGGGTCTCGGAGGCGTACACGTGGGTCAGCGCGCCGTGCTCCTGGAGCGAACGGACCACACCGAGCGCGGTGCCCCACTCGACGGTGGCCAGGGCGCCGGCGTTGCAGTGGGTCTGCACCGCCACCTGTGGCCCCACCGTCTCGACCAGCCAGCGGGCGCCGCGCTCGCTGAGCGCCCGGCAGCAGCGGACGTCCTCCTCCAGCACCGCCAGGGCCTCGGCGAGGGCCGCCTCCGCGCCCTCGGCGTCGAGCCGGGCGCGCACCCGGTCGACGCCCCAGGCGAGGTTCACGGCGGTGGGGCGGGCGGCCCGGATCGCGTCCACGACCCGGCGCAGCCGCGCCGGGTCGTCGGGGTGCAGGCGGGCGGCGAGGGCCACCCCGAGCGCCCCGGCGACGCCGATCGCGGGCGCGCCCCGGATCGCCAGCGACCGGATCGCCGCGATCAGCTCGTCGACGGTTCCGATCCGGAGGAATTCGACCTCGTGCGGCAGCCGGGTCTGGTCGATGGCGACGATCAGGCCGTCCTGCCAGTCGATGGTCCGCATCACGCCCCTCCCCTGTCCGGCTCCATAACCTACGGGGGCGCCCCGCTCCCCCGCTACCTCCCGGCGGCTGGCCGGAGGATCGGGCGCGGGTCAGCGGCCGGGTCACGGGCACGTCGACCTCGGCCTGGCCGAGCAACTGCGCCGGCAGTGGTTCAGCCCGCGCGTCGAGCAGTTCCACCACCGCCTCGTGGTCCATCTGCCACCACCCGACGAGGCGTGCCTGCGCAACGTGCTCGACAGCGTCCTGTCCGCACCCGGTCGGGCCGCCGACTGACTCCGCGGCGACGACCGCCGGGCGGGACGTCCGTGGCGCCAGCGGGGAGTCCGGGCGGAGGCGGGCGGCGTCTACCATGCGGCCATGTCGATCCGAAAGATCATCGCGCACGTCGTCGGGGCGACCGGCTGCGTCGCCGTCGGCTGGGCCGTCCACGGCCTGCTGCTGATCGGCACCTGCGGCGACTTCGGCCAGCCGGCGTGCCCGCCGCAGGCG harbors:
- a CDS encoding MFS transporter; this translates as MSTQAVDQPETTAVDPRRWRMLALLGIAQFMLILDVTVVAIALPHIGADLGLQRDTLTWVVSAYTLMFGGLMLLGGRAADLFGVRRVVLLGLLVFTVASLVTGLAGGAAALLGGRVAQGVGAAMLSPAALSAVMRVFPEEERNKALGVWSALGGGGSAIGVLLGGVLTAGPGWQWVFYINVPIGLVVLVALARMLPSHLSQGTRARLDVPGAVLVTAATGTAIYALINAGDRGWASAVTLGTLAGAAALYALFAVVQRAVRSPLMDLRILTRRPVAAGTFLILVATALMIAVFFLGSFYLQHHKGYGALHTGLLFLPVAVATIVGAQVAGNVVGRLGARSVATAGLVIAALGTAVPVFWTGAAPVVTGISLGAAGIGAAFVASSTTALGQVAHHEAGLASGLLSTFHEFGAALGVAVVSSVAAASIAGSSGVGFTRGFTFAAIAAAVSALLALLMVPTGKPPAGARAHAH
- a CDS encoding TetR/AcrR family transcriptional regulator is translated as MTVPTPQKSPARRADAQRSISAILEAAVAALSRNPDASVSEIAKAAGVGRVTVYGHFPNRTDLVDAALARAIAQGHAALDAVDLVGDARQALTRLIESSWQLVSQYQSLLLAAQGVLPPGRIRDLHAGPVARVEGLVRRGQDEGVFRSDLSTPWLVGVMHSVMHNAADEINAGRLDPDRAASFITATVLAAFTAPGRRVPG
- a CDS encoding bifunctional aldolase/short-chain dehydrogenase, which encodes MLNRWSAADAPDSSDAIARLVYASRLLGADTGLVLHGGGNTSVKTTVTDLTGEPVEVLHVKGSGSDLATMDASGFTALRLERLRALLRLERLGDSDMMNELRCARLDATAPDPSVETLLHALLPHPAVLHSHADALLALTNQPEGARLVEEVYGDSVVVVPYVMPGFDLARLCAELYPARAHAGTVGMVLLNHGLFTFGADAEEAYRRHIELVGRAEERMGMPRPRVAPAAPRPVDRLRLARLRREVSTAAGAPMLLSRYEDPAVRAFLDRPDLAAVATRGPVTPDHVLRTKRIPLVGTDVAGYADAYRDYVEQNRSRARTALTMLDPAPRVILDAELGMLTAGRRAAEAMMARDIYRHTVDVIEAAEAVGGYRALSAPEIFDLEYWELEQAKLRRGGPAPEFAGEVAVVTGAASGIGRACAEALLARGACVVALDRDPSVGGSDGPARLGLTVDVTDSAAVDAALDTAVDRFGGVDIVVAAAGVFPATREIAGLDEADWRRTMAVNAESVAYLLSRTHPLLTLAPRGGRVVVVASRNALAPGPGAVAYSASKAAVTQVARVAALEWAADGVRVNVLHPDAVFDTGLWSAEVLEARARRYGLTVAEYKRRNLLRTEITSARVGDVAATLCGETFAATTGAQITVDGGNERVI
- the mtnA gene encoding S-methyl-5-thioribose-1-phosphate isomerase, yielding MRTIDWQDGLIVAIDQTRLPHEVEFLRIGTVDELIAAIRSLAIRGAPAIGVAGALGVALAARLHPDDPARLRRVVDAIRAARPTAVNLAWGVDRVRARLDAEGAEAALAEALAVLEEDVRCCRALSERGARWLVETVGPQVAVQTHCNAGALATVEWGTALGVVRSLQEHGALTHVYASETRPLLQGARLTVWELAQIGAPHTLVVDSAAASVLAAGLVDAVVVGADRITANGDVINKVGTYPLALAAARAGVPMVVAAPESTVDLATATGRDVHIEVRAPEEITALGAAAVAPAGTETLNYAFDVTPADLVTAIVTESRVILPADGGRPDDPTGRA